CTGAAATGGTTCTGGACTTGGCTAAATGATTGAGGTGCTCCAACAGTCCATAGAAACATCCCTAGACATTCAACAAATAGTTTCAGCAAATAAATAGTACAAGTTATGGTTCTACTTGTTCATCTCATTGTGCATCCTTTGAAGATAGTCAAGCCTCCCCTCAGATGTCTCAAATGCCGCCAACAACTCTCTATGCTCCCTTTTCACTGCTAGCTTACTAGCTGTGAACATGAGGTCAGTGCCTTCTTTGATTCCACACTCTCGAACCATAGATAGAAACTCCTTCATTGTTGGGACAGAGTCACCCATGCCGCTTGAACCTCCAGCATCCCCCCTTCCAAATGAAACAAGGCTAGTCAAGGCTGTTTTGTAGTCCCTGTAAAAggggctctctttctccttctctccaCCACCAAACTTGAGGCGCTTCACGAAGTTTGGTGTTTTTTTGGAcgcatcatcgtcatcatccacTGGAATTGCAGCTTCCTTGTCCGCTCCCGTTTCCTCTTCCCCCGGGATGGCCGAAGATTCTCCGGTTACATGAGCCTTATTAAACATGACATCAAGTTGTGTCAAGTTAGCGGGTGGTCCATATCTGAACTTGCCATGCTCAGGACGATACTGCAAATAGAGTACAACAAATAAATTAGGGAACTATTATCATCGAATCACAATAGACAAGAAGACAACACATAACATGAATATATAACTTACTAGTAGGTGAGTCTGCCACCAATCATTATCTGCATCCATAGTCTTTGTTTCCGGATCCCAACCTAGGCCGGTTGCATTTAGCAACTCCATCCAACCGGTGTATTCTTTTTTTAGAGAATCCCATTTGTTCTTAAATTGCTTCTTTGTTAACCTTTTTCCCGTTTTCTCGGCAAATTTATCCTCAAGATTCTTGTACCCCTTCCTACTCAAATAACCTCCATCCCTATTGTTTGCATTCACTTCCTCCATACAAATGTCGCAAAAAAAACGAAGGTAGTGTGCATCCCAAATTGCCTTCTCCATGGAAACGGGGGACACAAGCTATAACACAGAAATAACTACAGAATTACTATACGAAATAGTTATACAATCACAATGTGGTATAAGCAAGCAAGAAGAAACACATAAAAATAATGTACTGGCATCAATTCATACTCATTCACAATGTGCTATAAGCAAGCAAGAAGAAACTTGATCTATACAGCAGCAATATGGGCAGTCAATTTGGCCCTAACTTGGCATCAATTCATACTCATTCACAGTCCAGATCAATTCACAAATTGAAAACAACAAAGAATTTAACAAATGGGCAGGGGGCGGGGCGGCCTGGAATTGTGCTCACATGCGGCGGGACCTGGAGGCGATGGCGAGGACGGCGCGGTCCTGGGGAGGCGCGGCGTGCGGCGACGGGGACGGGCGGCGTGCAGCGACGGGGACGGGCGGCGTGCGGCGACGGGGACGGGGATGGGGACGGGCGGCGTGCGGCGTGCGGCGACGGGGACGGGACGGGACGGCGGCGTGCGGCGACGGGGACGGCGAGCGTGCGGCGGCGATGGGGAGCGCGGCGTGCGGCGTGCGGCGATGGGGAGGCGCGGCGTACGTCGTCGGCGTGGGGAGGCGCGGCGTCGGCCGGCGGCGATGGGGAggcgcggcgtgcggcggcggcagcgatGGGCAGGGGCGAcgtgcggcggcggctcggcaACCCTAGCTGGGCGCGGACGCGAGCAGAGGCAAGACGGGAAAAAAGAACGAGAAAGGGAGTCGCTCGGTTCGGGAAGCTCGGGAAGCACCGTTTGAGGTGCTTTTCCCCATCTGAAGGAAAGGGTGTGGCTTTTGGAAAAGCCCAACGCGAAGCCGAGCCCTTTGGCTCGTTTGGGCTGCTTTTTTTGGTGGAAAGCCTCTAAAAGCCACACCAAACAGGCCCTAAGCTGTTCTCCGGCTTAGAGGGAGATTGGGAGAGCTTGTAAGTATGAATCAGTCGGCGTTCGTCAAGAATAGGAGCTTGCATGATAACTTTGTGCTTGTGCGACAAGTTTTCAGGAAAACAAACTCTAGGAGGAATACTGTAGTCTTACTCAAACTCGACTTGTCACGTGCTTTTGATTCACTATCTTGGAGTTTCCTGTTTGAGGTGCTGAGGAAAATGGGGTTTGGAGATAGGTTCCTTAAGTGGATAGCGGTGCTCCTATACACAACGAACACGAGAGTGATCGTAAACGGGGTGCCGGGAGGGCGCATAGTCCATGGAAGGGGGCTGAGACAGGGGGACCCCACTTCGCCCATGCTGTTTGTGGCCGCGATGGAGGTGTTGTCAGCAGTCATAAAGAAGGCGGTGGAGGGAGACATGTTCTCCAACCTGGCGGGCATCTCACCGCTACAGAGAATATCCATTTATGTGGATGATGTGGTACTCTTCTTTAAACCGGAGAGACAGGAGATGTGGGCGATAAAGCACATCCTGCAAAATCTTTGGAGAGGCGTCTGGACTCAAGGTCAACTTCAGAAAAACCACGGCTGCGCTCATTAGAGGGAGCAGAGAGCAAGAGGAGGAGATTGCCGCGATCCTGGGATTTGAGTTGGCCCAGTTTCCCATAAAATACCTAGGGCTGCAGTTAGCCCTAAGACCCCTTACAAAGGCGGAGTGGCAACCTCTTTTGGACCAAGTTATCAAGTGCGTGGCAACGAGGTCTCATCAAGAAGGAAGGGAGGCTGGTCCTAGTCAACTTCGTGGTCTCGGCAAGGGCGGTGCATCAAATGGTGGTGGCGGAGGCCCCGACGTGGTTATTAGAGGAGATAAATAGATGGATGCGAGCCTTCTTTTGGGCGGGCAAAGATAAAGTGAACGGGGGCAGTGTTTGGTGGCTTGGGAGAATATATGTAAACCCAAGGAGGTGGGAGGGCTAGGCATCAAGTGCCTCAGGTTACAGGGACTTGCCCTGCGTGTGGGATGGTGTTGGTTGAGACGCACGGACCCCAACAGACCTTGGCAAGGTTTGCCGGGTTTACTCGACAAGGAGGCGGACAAGGTTTTCAGGAGTCTGTCGAGCTTTAGTATCGGAGATGGCCGCAAAACCCTTTTTTGGTGCGACCGTTGGATCAATGGTTTCACGGCAGAGGAGTTGGCACCAGAGGTGAACGCCAAAGTTCCGACGAGGCGCAAAAATACCAGAACGGTTGCGGAGGCCATGGAGAACAATCAGTGGCTCAATGACATCACGGAGGAGCTCACAGTGGAGGGAGGAGCGCAGTGCATCGGGTTATGGGAGGCGGTGGACACAGTTGAAACTGATGCGACTAGGCCGGACCTTATCAGGTGGAAAGGCTCGGCTACGGGAGATTATTCCTCCAAAAGCACATATGAGATGCTATGCAAGGGGAGCACGAGTTGGAGTATGAGCTCACCTGTATGGAAATCCTTTGCCCCTGCAAAATGCAAAATCTTCGCGTGGGTAGCTTTGAAATACAGGCTTTGGATCTCAGATCGGAGAGCGAGGCTTGGCCTCCAGGATCACCCCGACCCATGCTATACATGCCTACAGGAGGAGGACAAGGTGGATCACATCCTCACTCAGTGCCCATATGCGAGGCAGGTCTGGTTTGATGTGCTACGCAGCGCTAGTCTCAACATACAGGAGCAGGGACTGGACTCTAACTTGGAGAGATGGTGGACTGAGGCGAGGAAGAGAGTGAGGAAACTCGACAGAAAGAGGTTCGACTCTGTGGTCATCATCACGGCGTGGACATTATGGAAGCAAAGGAACGCGAGGGTGTACTTTCTTATCTATGACATATGTAAAATCTGCATTTGTTTTTGCGTAACACAGATAATTATGCACTATGAGCTAAAGTGGAGATAACTGGATTAGGAGCATTGTACAAACATCCAATGAAGGAAGATACCTTCGTCAAtgtcagcaacatcatcagagatAATGAGAGCACTTTAGCCACCGAGCTCTACTGAAGAAGATAATGCACAGCCAAATCAGAATAAGATAACATCAACGCATAATTCAAGATACTTTTCGCATCAGCGGAAGTACATGATAACAAGTTATGACAACATATAGAGAACACACCTTTAGCCATTTGGGCAGAAGCTGTCAGCTAGTCATTATATCTCTAGAACTGATTCCAGATTTTATGTAAATGAGTGAATGCAATACCTGATCAGCAGCATTCTGATCAAGATTTTCAGGATTATCTCTGTTTTATACAATACCAAACCTGTCTCATTAGACACAGATTAACTGCGGTCAATTGGATATATTACACTTCCACAGACTGGGCTGCAGACTTAGGCATAATTGTTAACTCTTCCCCAAACATCAACCGTACTCCAGCCTACACCTTTTTCCACTCCATGATTCTTCATCTTATCTCTTAGTTTCTCTATCTCACCCCATTTTTCAGCACTCCCATATGTATTCGACATTAAAATATAGTACCCATCATTTCCCGGGTCAGAAGCAAAAGCCTTCTTTGCAACTCTTAACCCCATCTCGAAGTTGTCATGCATTTTGCAGGCACTAAGCAAAGTTCCCCATACCCCACCGTCAGGTTCTATTGGCATAGCCAAAATCATATCTTCTGCTTCTTGGAGATGCCCAGATTTCCCCAGGAGATCCACCATACATGCGTAATGCTTCAGGTTAGGCTCAAGGCGGTATCCGCCCATTCTAGTGAACAGCTTCCTCCCCTCGTCAACAAGCCCTGCATGGCAACAAGCAGATAGAATGGCAAGAAAAGTGACACTGTTAGGCTTAATCCTTCCTCCCTCCATCTCATTAAATAATTCCAGTGCTTGTTTAGCTTCGCCATGCATCCCATATCCTGATATCATCACATTCCATGTAACAGCATCCCGTTGGAGCATAGAATCAAAAATTCCTCTTGCAGTACTAAGTTGCCCACATTTAGTATACATATCAACAAGCGATGTACTAATAGATACATCAGACCCCAATCCCATGTTTTGCACATACGAATGTATCTGTTCTCCACGTTCCAATGCAGACACATTTGCACAAGCTGAAATGACAGTAATCAGGGTAGCTGAGTTGGGTTTGACATCTTCTCTGAGCATCTGATCATATAGCAACAGGGCATCATTTGAATGTCCCAGATGAGAATAGCTGGATATTAGTGCATTCCAGGTGACAACATCCCTCCTCAATTTGGCAACACCAAATATTTTGCAAGCAATGTCAAATTTCCCACATCTTCCGTACATGCCAATTAATGCATTATCGACTGAACTTTCGTCAAGCAAGCGTTTGATTGAATAACAGTGAGCTGATTGACCTAATCGTAGTTTGCCTAGCCGAGAACAAGAAGAGATCGTGGAAACCAGGCTGTTGATGTCACACACAAATTCATCGCGATATGTGCATTGCATTTCTCGGCACAGGTCCAAGCATTTGACATCAAGTCCAGCTTTGCAGTACCCTACAACCATCAAACTCCATGATTCCTCATCCCGTTGatgcgacattccaaaaactgtacCTGCCATATCCATCAATTCAAATTTAACATACATTGAGATCAAAGCATTGGCAACCAACACACTATCTCCAAAGTTTCTCCTCATTATAACTGCATGAAAAGCCTTCCCTCTACGCACATTACCACTGTTTCCTAACCCTGAGAGTACACAACTGACAAGAACCTCATCTGGCTGCAGACCAGACTCCCCCATCTCCTGGAACAACTCCATGGCCTCACCAGCAAGCCCTCTCCTACAATAGGCTCCAATCAAGCTAGTCCAGGTAACCACGTCTTTCTCTGGCAACTCCGGAAATAAAATGGACGCATCCTCAGTCATGTCGCACTTTGCGTACATTGAGAAAAGCGCGGAAATCACCAACACGGAATCTCCAATCCCTTCCTTCACCGCATATCCGTGCAAACATCTCCCGGCAGACAGCTCCCCTAGAACTCCACAAGCCTCCAACCCACTCTCCATCGTCCGCGCATTTGGCCTCGCCCCGCCATCACCGGCGAGCCTAACCATCTGCACCAAGTATCCCATTCCCTTCCCACACTCCCCATTCCGCACGCACCCAGAGACCACCGCGGTCCACGCGACCACGTCCCTCTCGGCCATTTCGTCAAACAGCTTCACAGCGTCACCAACGCTGCCGCACCTCGCGTACATGTACACCAGCGACGACGAGACCGCGACGGAGCCATCGCCATAGAGGAGGCCGAACTTGACGGAGTAGGCGTGCACGGAGGATCCGACGGGGAGGGCGGCGAGCTCGGCGGCCGCGGAGGCGGCGAGGGGCGCGGTGAACCGGGAGGGCCGCGCGCCAGAGGCACGCATGCGGCGGTGGGCGGAGAGCGCGGCGGCGAAGTCGGAGGCGCAGTGGTGGGAGCGGAGGAGGGAGTTCCAGAGGAAGGTGTCGGGGCAGGGGGAGGCGGAGAAGGCGAGGGCGGCGAGGCCGGGGCGGCCGGAGGAGGAATAGGCGGAGACGAGCTTGGCGGCGAAGTCGGGGCGGGAGGAGAGGCCCGAGGTgaccgctgcggcgtggaggcgGAGGAGCGCCGGGAGCGGCGGCGGAGCCGCCGCGGAGGGCGAGGCTAGGAAGTGGTACAGGAGGCCGAGCGCGTTCGGGGTTGGAGGAGGACGAGAAGGCGGCATTGATTCAAACGGGCTGATCAGTTCGAGTTTACGTGGCAAATATCCTATGCAAATGGATGAGCTTGACCAGCGGCACGGGAGCTCGTGGACGCCCCAACGAATggcgccgtcgtcctcgtcgtctgGGCCATACCTGGGCAtgtgtcgggccgggccgggcctcggGCCGGCCCGAGGTAGGCCCGACGCAAAAAAAATCGgcccaagcccggcccggcccggccaAAAACACACCAAGCCCGCCGGGCCGTCGGGCCGTGGGCCGGGCCGTAGGCTTAATCTCAGTTTTCGGGCTACctaggcccggcccggcccgggtgTCGGGCCAACATATCTCGGCCCAGGCCCAAGTTTTTCGGGCCGGGCCgctcgggccgggctgcccatggccagatCTGGTCTGGGCCGGCGTCGAGATCCGGCAAGTCGACTCCTCCACCAGCGATGCCAAGAGTCATCAAGTAGTCGGCGTCTCTACCGCCGACCAGAGgatgcagcagcggcgccctcgtcatccgtgaGGGGGGCACCGGTCGTCGTCTCCTTCGCGCGGCCGCAAGAGGAAAACGTCCAACAAGGACGCCACAGCGGACGCCGCCGCGTCCCAGCTCGCCGAAGAGGAGGTCAAGCGGGCCGAGGACGCGGCAGTGGCTGAGGCGATCGCGAGGTCGCTGGCCGACCTCAtccccgccgacaacgccctcccGATGGACGCCTCGCTCGCTTGGTCCAGGCAGGACTGGGAGaggcaggaggcggagcagcagaggCATCTGCTCGACTTGGCGGCCGCGCGCCGCCCGAGCCACACCGACCACACCCACCGCACCCGTCGCACCCGTGCCGCTggtcaagctcgaggagagcagcgacgacaAGCTGTATCGGCCGACGCCGCCACACGGTGACCCTCGGTTCAAGCCGTTGGTACGGAGACGTCCGCCAGAGCAGCCAGCAGGCGCCGCCGCCCAAGGACGTCGGCAactccagcgacgacgacgacggtggcgactacacggtgttctacagccatttcggcatgtagatcgCCGTGTTTTAGCTTTAGTTTATGTTTCCCTCtgtccgaattcaaatatattacgaattcggcctatatatgtacgaactcgcctatatatgttaaatatctcTAAATTTCACTCTGGTTTTGTCTGTATTCGCCTATATTTGTTCAAATTTTACATCACCATGGACTCGCCGCTGGGAATATGGGCCTCACCAGACCAAATGTTACAtcctgtaagggtattttacccttatccattattttggtgacaatgacaccgtgctagtgtatttggactaatacatggctacaagatgattcccaggtattagccaaagaggtataaaggtgtatcaatggaagaagaaggcaatggagacccccccaattcgacgaaagaaTCAACATGATTTTCTCCGTGTCCGGTCACATGGTCTTgccggaccggccctggcaccggccagcccggtcaggaccggctccggcgcttgtgccatccgggcaggatccagtaaagggggcaagccctccggtcgccgcccggttaggaccggcccatccggtcaccggcccggttggaccgggctaccgaccggctgccccggcgccaaccggatttcgcgcttgtgccatccgggcgcattCCAGTATGCCCAGAAGCTCCTCCGGTCAAGCTCTGGTCCCtgctccggttgaaaccggccggcccggtcgagagcccggtctgaccggcctgtgcgccggccggcccggcgccaaacccggtcaaccggattcctcgaagaaaatctgatgtggcaagttgaccaacggccatttttcgaagaacactataaataggccttctcctacctctgaacagttaggcactacactacaagttgttcttgagctctctctctcttactccattgctagaaacaccaaaagcctcagatctccctcctcctccacccaaactcaaatccctccggggaatcgttagaggaggacccgatctaccgttctaccaagccaaatctcattcccccttgtattcattgagaagcttgcttcctagggttccttggaaaccctaggtgggcaagaggagtccggaagcatccgggctgtggatttgctccgggcaagattgtgaaggtttggaggctaccttaaagtctaccacaagtgagtgagctattccttcgtgggataggctccggagaatagggtgagccttcgtggcgcggggaatccttcgtgggacctccactcctccaaacgtgacgtaccttgttgcaaagcaagggaacacgggaatacatcctcgtctccgcgtgctatcggttatctctaaaccgaactccttacttgtgatttaactgcctgtgagagccttcgtgcttgagttagttgtatcctcatataggttgcctcacctagtttgcattaggctcacctttatattccgcaaagcctaatattgcaaagaaagaattaaaatctgtagaaacctattcacccccctctaggtttaccatctctatactttcacatCCATCTGGCGGTAAATAACTTcggatttcggcctggggagcccccacggctgaagatgctcttaccACTCACCGGTGGGCAAAAAAACCGATGACCGAAACCGAAAAGACCGAGACCGAACCCGAAAAGACCGAGACCGAAATAACCGGTAAAATATTGGGTAGAAAATTTTATAGACCGAATTAAGTTTGGTAAATTCGGTCATTTTGTTCTAAGTAACCGAATAGACCGAACTTTTACGTAAGACTATCCCAATCTTTAGATTTTGTGATATGCGTGAGATGTGATATTGTTGAATGTTCATAAACTTCTCTAGCATTGTTACATTTTTGTTTAGATTGTTGAACATTTATTCGTGCCAATTGATAATAATATATGCAGTGAAAAAAACATCCTAAATACATCTAAAATGTTGCCAACCTTTTACTAAATAATGTCTAAGTTTTCTATTGACAACGTCGGCCACACtgttcggtcatgaccgaacccGAACTCGAATTATTAGGTACCCGAATTTGTTGGGTAGTAAAAGTAACAAGTATATTTCGGTCTTCATTTTTTTCTGACCGAATTTAAAATAGACCGAAATACAAAAACCGAATTTTCGGTCATACTTTCAATtggttaccatctctatactttcaattggtatcagagccttgactcttattaagggcttcaccgccttaagagtgagatggataaactcttcgagggtctagatgacgactctaacctttcggttaaagagatgaaatctagattcttggcatatgatgccgagaagaagaaaaaggaggatgagctacaaaaccaaatgacagaaatgactgccatacttaagaacctaactgcgggtggaactcctagtggggcttcggcctctaaggaaacctaccatgatgttaaccatgactatcccagaaacacttcacccatgcctcatataaactatagtgggaccgttccccattacgatggaactcactttccacattggaaatctgctatggaatctcatattcgcagctgcagtgtggagctatgggagctcattgttcatggacatcgggagccacaagatcctactcggttgacctccaccgagttctacaaccgtcaactcaatgcatccgcacgtgacaagattagaagtggcatcaaccgcaagcttcttgatcaagtcgatgacattgtctccgctaaagagttgtgggatcggatcgtagtactccaagagggaaccgatttgatccaatcagctctttatgagaccgcaaagcaagaggcccaccagttcatgattcgagatggagaatccgtatccgatgcctatgctaggcttggtgctctgaaagtaagggtcaagggacttggtgctgagaagtacaatgacggcttcgagatgaacgaagccttcataaaatccaaggtcattgctatgattgccgtcaaacaagaagacaccaaccttgcactcaacttgcaaatcatgaccaagagtgccgatctcaactccgatgatctagtctcctatgtggccgccaatgaaagcatggccaaagccggaaagaggctcaaggcaatgaaccgtgttgatgaagcctcacacaaccatgaagcgtcacacaaccttgctctcaaatctagagccgaccatggaagcaaagaagactatgaaattgaagaagatgaagagatgacttcaactagtgacatcacTACCGACTttactttctttgccaagaagtacaaggcaaagttcccaatgttCCTCAATGACaacaagaagaagagaacttgctacaattgtgatgaagataactgatgtctacttcccccctcctttcctgtagacagtgttgggcctccaagagcaaaggtttgtagaacagcagcaagttttcccttaagtggatcacccaaggtttatcgaactcagggaggaagaggtcaaagatatccctctcatgcaaccctgcaaccacaaagcaagaagtctcttgtgtccccaacacacctaataggtgcactagttcggcgaagagatagtgaaatacaggtggtataaatatatatgagcagtagcaacggtgccagaaaatatcttgctgacgtgtagttgatggtggtagtattgcagcagtagtaacacagtaaaacagtaaacaagcagcgatagcagtatttaggaacaaggcctagggattagactttcactagtggacactctcaacattgatcacataacagaatagataaatgcatactctacactcttgttggatgatgaacacattgcgtaggattacacgaaccctcaatgccggagttaacaagctccacaattcaatgttcatatttaaataacctttgagtgtaagatagatcaaaagactaaaccaag
This region of Lolium perenne isolate Kyuss_39 chromosome 2, Kyuss_2.0, whole genome shotgun sequence genomic DNA includes:
- the LOC127329207 gene encoding pentatricopeptide repeat-containing protein At4g39952, mitochondrial, translating into MPPSRPPPTPNALGLLYHFLASPSAAAPPPLPALLRLHAAAVTSGLSSRPDFAAKLVSAYSSSGRPGLAALAFSASPCPDTFLWNSLLRSHHCASDFAAALSAHRRMRASGARPSRFTAPLAASAAAELAALPVGSSVHAYSVKFGLLYGDGSVAVSSSLVYMYARCGSVGDAVKLFDEMAERDVVAWTAVVSGCVRNGECGKGMGYLVQMVRLAGDGGARPNARTMESGLEACGVLGELSAGRCLHGYAVKEGIGDSVLVISALFSMYAKCDMTEDASILFPELPEKDVVTWTSLIGAYCRRGLAGEAMELFQEMGESGLQPDEVLVSCVLSGLGNSGNVRRGKAFHAVIMRRNFGDSVLVANALISMYVKFELMDMAGTVFGMSHQRDEESWSLMVVGYCKAGLDVKCLDLCREMQCTYRDEFVCDINSLVSTISSCSRLGKLRLGQSAHCYSIKRLLDESSVDNALIGMYGRCGKFDIACKIFGVAKLRRDVVTWNALISSYSHLGHSNDALLLYDQMLREDVKPNSATLITVISACANVSALERGEQIHSYVQNMGLGSDVSISTSLVDMYTKCGQLSTARGIFDSMLQRDAVTWNVMISGYGMHGEAKQALELFNEMEGGRIKPNSVTFLAILSACCHAGLVDEGRKLFTRMGGYRLEPNLKHYACMVDLLGKSGHLQEAEDMILAMPIEPDGGVWGTLLSACKMHDNFEMGLRVAKKAFASDPGNDGYYILMSNTYGSAEKWGEIEKLRDKMKNHGVEKGVGWSTVDVWGRVNNYA
- the LOC139835746 gene encoding uncharacterized protein: MENNQWLNDITEELTVEGGAQCIGLWEAVDTVETDATRPDLIRWKGSATGDYSSKSTYEMLCKGSTSWSMSSPVWKSFAPAKCKIFAWVALKYRLWISDRRARLGLQDHPDPCYTCLQEEDKVDHILTQCPYARQVWFDVLRSASLNIQEQGLDSNLERWWTEARKRVRKLDRKRFDSVVIITAWTLWKQRNARVYFLIYDILEITGLGALYKHPMKEDTFVNVSNIIRDNESTLATELY